One stretch of Arachis duranensis cultivar V14167 chromosome 1, aradu.V14167.gnm2.J7QH, whole genome shotgun sequence DNA includes these proteins:
- the LOC107469855 gene encoding uncharacterized protein At1g15400, whose product MGEQGEQLQRSVTSFRRQGSSGSVWDDKFLAGLWDQSQNQKQQDEQSQPQSRPQSESSGITLERSRSGGGARQHQRRTVAVAPPSNDPPSPKVPTCGLCGFFAKSNNNPKVKKRR is encoded by the coding sequence ATGGGAGAGCAAGGTGAGCAGCTTCAAAGATCAGTAACATCATTTAGAAGACAAGGCTCTTCAGGATCTGTATGGGATGACAAGTTTCTTGCCGGTCTTTGGGATCAGAGTCAGAATCAGAAGCAACAAGATGAGCAGTCTCAGCCTCAGTCTCGGCCTCAAAGCGAATCAAGTGGCATCACGTTGGAGCGTAGTAGATCAGGAGGAGGGGCAAGACAGCATCAACGTCGGACGGTCGCCGTGGCGCCGCCATCCAATGACCCTCCCTCCCCTAAGGTACCAACCTGTGGCCTTTGTGGATTCTTTGCTAAATCCAATAATAATCCTAAGGTCAAGAAACGCAGGTGa
- the LOC107471421 gene encoding uncharacterized protein LOC107471421, giving the protein MAAFNLFISDNDLVDIGMTGRQYTWSNKRAESELIQERLDRVLVNGGLLQSFCHPTVLRLSENGSNHVPLLLNTNPQVEKTKRQFKFQERWCSVEEIRSIIREAGPLQLKVHQCIF; this is encoded by the coding sequence ATGGCAGCCTTCAACCTATTTATTAGTGACAATGATTTGGTGGATATAGGTATGACTGGTCGACAGTACACTTGGAGCAATAAGAGGGCTGAGAGTGAACTGATTCAAGAACGTTTAGACAGAGTGCTAGTGAATGGGGGACTGTTGCAATCCTTTTGCCACCCAACTGTCCTCAGGCTCTCTGAAAATGGTTCAAATCATGTCCCTCTGCTGTTGAACACCAACCCTCAAGTGGAAAAAACAAAGAGACAATTCAAGTTCCAAGAGAGATGGTGTAGTGTAGAGGAAATAAGGAGTATTATTAGGGAAGCTGGACCTCTCCAGTTGAAGGTTCACCAATGTATATTCTAG